A genome region from bacterium SCSIO 12844 includes the following:
- the hldE gene encoding bifunctional D-glycero-beta-D-manno-heptose-7-phosphate kinase/D-glycero-beta-D-manno-heptose 1-phosphate adenylyltransferase HldE, which yields MSLTLENANVLVVGDVMLDRYWEGLTRRISPEAPVPVIHVNKIQERAGGAGNVALNIAALSGKAYLCGCVGEDEAAISLKNKLQEQQINTHFVETGLPTITKLRVLSQNQQLIRMDFEEGFHQVDKIKLIQHVEAVIQSVGAIILSDYGKGTLSNPQALIQLARNHQVRILVDPKGTDFEKYQGATMITPNMKEFEAVVGFCHSEEEIKSKALALIQTLDLEALLVTRSEKGMMIIHHTGKTYSIPTHAKEVYDVTGAGDTVIAVMGMALSVGYSYQEAMKFANTAAGVVVGKLGTATLTLPELYHALHVSTQIPFGVLSESEIKAAMHQAHLQGEKVVFTNGCFDILHQGHVDYLKEAKAMGDRLIVGVNTDESVKTLKGPSRPIVPLAERMALLSALECVDWVVAFKEETPERIISELSPDVLVKGADYEIHEIAGNEHVLKHGGQVKTIRLTEGLSTSNIINKIKSEGL from the coding sequence ATGAGTTTAACACTTGAAAATGCTAATGTCTTGGTAGTTGGCGATGTGATGCTAGATCGTTATTGGGAAGGGCTAACCAGGCGAATTTCACCGGAGGCGCCAGTACCTGTGATTCATGTTAATAAAATACAAGAGCGAGCAGGTGGGGCAGGTAATGTGGCATTAAATATTGCTGCATTATCAGGCAAGGCTTATTTATGTGGTTGTGTAGGTGAAGATGAAGCTGCAATAAGCCTTAAAAATAAATTACAAGAACAACAAATTAATACTCACTTTGTCGAAACTGGATTACCAACGATCACAAAACTTCGTGTCTTATCGCAGAACCAGCAATTGATTCGCATGGATTTCGAAGAAGGTTTTCATCAGGTAGATAAAATAAAATTAATTCAGCATGTAGAAGCAGTTATTCAGTCAGTTGGCGCAATTATTTTATCTGACTATGGCAAAGGCACATTAAGTAATCCCCAAGCATTAATTCAATTAGCTCGAAATCATCAAGTACGTATTTTAGTTGACCCTAAGGGTACTGATTTTGAAAAGTATCAGGGTGCTACGATGATAACACCGAATATGAAAGAATTTGAAGCCGTTGTTGGATTTTGTCACAGTGAAGAAGAAATAAAATCAAAAGCTTTAGCTTTAATTCAAACATTAGATTTAGAAGCACTATTAGTCACACGCAGTGAAAAAGGTATGATGATCATTCATCATACAGGTAAAACTTATAGCATCCCGACACATGCTAAAGAAGTTTATGATGTGACAGGTGCTGGTGATACAGTAATTGCAGTTATGGGTATGGCATTATCTGTTGGTTATAGTTATCAAGAAGCAATGAAGTTTGCCAATACGGCAGCTGGCGTTGTTGTAGGTAAGCTTGGAACTGCAACATTAACATTGCCAGAATTATATCATGCATTACATGTATCAACACAAATCCCTTTTGGTGTTTTGAGTGAAAGTGAAATTAAAGCGGCCATGCATCAAGCACATTTACAAGGTGAAAAAGTTGTTTTTACCAATGGTTGTTTTGATATTTTGCATCAGGGCCATGTCGATTATTTAAAAGAAGCAAAAGCAATGGGGGATCGACTTATTGTTGGCGTTAATACTGATGAGTCAGTAAAAACCCTTAAAGGCCCATCACGCCCAATTGTACCACTAGCTGAGCGAATGGCTTTATTAAGTGCTTTAGAATGTGTAGATTGGGTTGTCGCATTTAAAGAAGAGACACCAGAGCGTATTATTAGTGAATTATCACCAGATGTTTTAGTTAAAGGTGCTGATTATGAAATTCATGAAATTGCTGGCAATGAACATGTATTAAAACATGGTGGCCAAGTGAAGACAATTCGTTTAACAGAAGGCTTATCAACCTCAAATATAATTAATAAAATCAAATCTGAAGGGCTTTGA
- a CDS encoding UDP-2,3-diacylglucosamine diphosphatase: MSIYIISDLHLKQNDPEVFNQFKQFLKQISNNKNTLYILGDFFEYWVGDDVEDLFSQSVIALLKSATEHGLSVYFMHGNRDFLIGEIFAHKCGIQLIDDPFYLHWKNQSICLMHGDLLCTDDTSYLHYRKIVQSSWFKWFFLNLPLRLRNKMANKMRIKSKNRNRYEINFDATEKGINHYARECPIIIHGHTHKLAIHKHANKLRYVLGDWHKDQYSYIQINDHITLYNSGVMQNA; encoded by the coding sequence ATGAGCATTTACATTATTTCTGATTTACATCTAAAACAAAATGACCCTGAGGTCTTTAATCAGTTTAAACAATTTTTAAAGCAAATTTCGAATAATAAAAACACATTATATATCCTCGGTGATTTTTTCGAATACTGGGTTGGCGATGATGTAGAAGATCTATTTTCTCAATCGGTCATTGCCTTATTAAAATCTGCTACAGAGCATGGTTTATCAGTTTATTTTATGCATGGTAATCGTGACTTTCTTATTGGTGAAATATTTGCACATAAATGCGGCATTCAATTAATTGATGACCCCTTTTATCTACATTGGAAAAACCAATCGATTTGCTTAATGCATGGCGATTTATTATGTACCGATGATACAAGTTATTTACATTATCGAAAAATTGTACAGTCATCATGGTTTAAATGGTTTTTTCTAAACCTACCACTTAGATTGAGAAATAAAATGGCCAATAAAATGCGCATCAAAAGTAAAAATCGTAACCGCTATGAAATAAATTTTGATGCTACTGAAAAAGGCATTAATCATTATGCTAGAGAATGCCCTATTATCATCCATGGTCACACCCATAAATTAGCCATTCACAAACATGCCAATAAATTACGTTATGTTTTAGGTGACTGGCATAAAGATCAATATAGTTATATTCAAATCAATGATCATATAACATTATATAACTCTGGAGTTATGCAAAATGCCTGA
- the mutM gene encoding bifunctional DNA-formamidopyrimidine glycosylase/DNA-(apurinic or apyrimidinic site) lyase, with protein sequence MPELPEVETVRNGLAPNLEHNTIKAIDIHFHTLRYPIPELKHLVGQSVEKIYRRSKYLIFEFHHGNLLAHLGMSGIFRLYDLPAPQKLKHDHLEFYFDDFVLRYHDPRRFGAILWSDQPIEQHQLIKSLGPEPLLDTFNVKYLQSKLKKTKKAIKLAIMDSQIVCGVGNIYASEALFKAKIHPQLPANQLTLEQCKLLIDSIKQILTSAIKQGGTTLKDFKNSNGKPGYFAQQLSVYAQDKKTCPNCKSTIEKITLGQRSTFYCPTCQQL encoded by the coding sequence ATGCCTGAATTACCTGAGGTTGAAACCGTACGAAATGGTCTTGCACCTAACCTTGAACATAATACGATTAAAGCTATTGATATCCACTTTCATACCTTAAGATACCCAATTCCAGAACTTAAGCACTTAGTTGGTCAAAGCGTTGAAAAAATTTACAGACGAAGCAAGTATCTTATATTTGAGTTTCATCATGGCAACTTACTGGCTCATTTAGGCATGAGTGGCATTTTTCGCCTCTATGATTTACCTGCACCACAAAAACTTAAACATGATCATCTTGAGTTTTATTTTGATGATTTTGTATTACGCTACCATGATCCAAGACGCTTTGGTGCAATACTTTGGAGTGATCAACCCATCGAACAGCATCAGCTAATTAAATCACTTGGCCCAGAACCATTATTAGATACATTCAATGTTAAATACTTGCAGTCAAAACTTAAAAAAACGAAAAAAGCGATCAAACTTGCAATTATGGATAGTCAAATTGTTTGTGGTGTCGGCAATATTTATGCTTCTGAAGCACTATTTAAAGCTAAAATTCACCCACAATTACCTGCCAATCAACTAACATTAGAACAATGTAAACTACTGATTGATTCAATTAAACAGATTCTCACATCTGCAATCAAACAAGGTGGCACAACACTTAAAGATTTTAAAAACTCCAACGGCAAGCCCGGTTACTTTGCACAGCAACTCTCTGTATATGCTCAAGATAAAAAAACTTGTCCTAACTGTAAAAGTACAATTGAAAAAATAACACTTGGGCAACGTAGTACTTTTTATTGCCCAACTTGCCAACAATTATAA
- the ruvA gene encoding Holliday junction branch migration protein RuvA → MIGRIKGILIEKQAPLLLVEVGGVGYEILAPMTTIYQLPELDHETILYTHLIVREDAHLLYGFKCKTDRKLFQELIKVNGIGAKMALAILSGMDANTILSCIESDDSALLVSIPGIGKKTAERLIVEMRDKIPQITLSLSEINTALASNTSSKDQPQIAIGNESGKTNEATEALIALGYRKSEAQKVIFKIKDQADTTEGLIKSALKELMRH, encoded by the coding sequence ATGATTGGAAGAATCAAAGGAATTTTAATTGAAAAGCAAGCACCTTTATTATTAGTTGAGGTCGGTGGTGTTGGTTATGAAATACTTGCACCGATGACAACCATCTATCAATTACCTGAATTAGATCATGAGACCATCTTATATACACATTTAATTGTTAGAGAAGATGCGCACCTTCTTTATGGCTTTAAGTGTAAAACAGATAGAAAGCTGTTTCAGGAATTAATTAAAGTCAATGGTATTGGTGCAAAAATGGCATTGGCTATTTTATCTGGGATGGATGCAAATACGATTTTATCTTGTATTGAAAGTGATGACAGTGCTTTATTAGTGAGTATTCCTGGGATTGGCAAAAAAACAGCAGAGCGCTTAATTGTTGAGATGCGCGATAAGATTCCACAAATTACACTATCACTATCTGAGATTAATACAGCATTGGCTTCAAATACATCATCAAAAGACCAACCACAAATAGCTATAGGTAATGAATCTGGAAAAACTAATGAGGCGACAGAAGCTTTGATTGCACTTGGTTATCGTAAAAGCGAAGCGCAAAAGGTGATCTTTAAAATTAAAGATCAAGCTGATACGACGGAAGGATTAATTAAATCAGCACTAAAAGAGTTAATGCGTCATTAA
- the ruvC gene encoding crossover junction endodeoxyribonuclease RuvC, whose protein sequence is MMLILGIDPGSRITGFGIVKAIGRQCEYVTSGCIRIKSELQHDRLHEVFDGISQIVQAYRPDEAAIEQIFMFQNPQAALKLGQARGAALVALSHHKLDTSEYSAKQIKQAVVGKGAAQKSQVQHMVQSFLKLSAKPQADAADALAVAICHFHTAQSLKHLSGASKIVRGRLRE, encoded by the coding sequence ATTATGTTAATTTTAGGGATAGACCCAGGTTCAAGGATAACTGGTTTTGGTATTGTTAAGGCGATTGGCCGACAGTGTGAGTATGTTACAAGCGGTTGTATTCGTATCAAAAGTGAGTTACAACATGATCGTTTGCATGAGGTTTTTGATGGTATTTCACAAATTGTTCAAGCTTATAGGCCAGATGAAGCTGCAATTGAGCAAATTTTTATGTTTCAAAATCCTCAGGCAGCATTAAAATTAGGCCAAGCCCGAGGGGCTGCATTGGTTGCTTTATCACATCATAAGCTAGATACTTCTGAGTATTCAGCAAAACAGATTAAACAAGCCGTTGTAGGTAAAGGTGCAGCTCAAAAATCTCAAGTGCAACATATGGTTCAGAGTTTTTTAAAATTAAGTGCAAAACCACAGGCGGATGCAGCAGATGCATTAGCAGTTGCAATTTGTCACTTTCATACGGCGCAATCACTAAAGCATTTATCTGGTGCATCAAAAATTGTAAGAGGACGATTAAGAGAATGA
- a CDS encoding YebC/PmpR family DNA-binding transcriptional regulator: protein MAGHSKWANIKHRKAAQDAKRGKVFTKLIRELTVAARMGGDDPTANPRLRAAVQTALSQNMTRDTIDRAIKRGAGGDDTTQLEEIRYEGYGPGGVALMVDCMTDNRNRTVAEVRHAFTKAGGNLGTDGSVSYLFSKQGVISFSLEVNEDEIIEVALEAGAEDVTSDEYGVEVITAADNFSDVKDALDQAGFEAENAEVTMIASTKADLDKDTAEKVLNMIERLEDLDDVQNVYSNAEISADVLALLAQ from the coding sequence ATGGCAGGACATAGCAAATGGGCAAATATCAAACATAGAAAAGCTGCTCAAGATGCCAAACGAGGGAAAGTTTTTACCAAATTGATTCGTGAATTAACCGTTGCTGCTAGAATGGGTGGTGATGACCCAACTGCAAATCCACGATTAAGAGCAGCAGTGCAGACTGCATTAAGTCAGAATATGACGCGTGATACAATCGATCGAGCGATTAAGCGCGGTGCAGGCGGTGATGATACAACACAACTAGAAGAAATTCGTTATGAAGGTTATGGACCAGGTGGTGTTGCATTGATGGTTGATTGTATGACTGATAATCGTAATCGTACGGTTGCAGAAGTTCGTCATGCCTTTACAAAAGCAGGTGGTAATTTAGGCACCGATGGTTCAGTTAGTTATTTATTTTCTAAACAAGGTGTTATTAGCTTTAGCTTAGAAGTTAATGAAGATGAAATTATTGAAGTTGCACTAGAAGCAGGCGCAGAAGATGTAACATCAGATGAGTATGGTGTTGAAGTTATTACAGCAGCGGATAACTTCTCTGATGTAAAAGATGCGCTAGATCAGGCAGGCTTTGAAGCAGAAAATGCAGAAGTGACGATGATTGCATCAACCAAAGCGGATTTAGATAAAGATACAGCTGAAAAAGTCTTAAACATGATTGAAAGATTAGAAGACTTAGATGATGTTCAAAATGTTTATAGTAATGCCGAGATTTCAGCGGATGTTTTAGCATTACTGGCACAATAA
- a CDS encoding CBS domain-containing protein: protein MDTPLKEILNPSKKVFVVNADETLLKAAQIMAENNVGSLLVNDHNGDFQGIVTERDFAFKVAAKSIDTKTTLVKAIMTPDLITMNYNATAYDAFKVMTQKRIRHLPIYDDNRTFLGLLSIGDLIKHISSRYAEKHEEVEHLYQYINQ, encoded by the coding sequence ATGGATACACCGCTTAAAGAAATATTAAATCCCAGTAAGAAAGTCTTTGTTGTCAATGCAGATGAAACATTATTAAAAGCAGCTCAAATTATGGCAGAGAATAATGTAGGCTCATTATTAGTCAATGATCATAATGGTGATTTTCAAGGTATTGTGACTGAACGTGATTTTGCCTTTAAAGTTGCAGCTAAATCAATTGATACAAAAACAACACTTGTTAAAGCAATTATGACACCTGATTTAATTACAATGAACTATAATGCTACTGCATATGATGCCTTTAAAGTAATGACACAAAAACGCATTCGCCACTTACCAATCTATGATGATAACCGTACATTTTTAGGTCTGTTATCTATTGGTGATCTAATCAAGCATATCAGTTCTCGTTATGCTGAAAAACATGAAGAAGTTGAGCACTTATATCAGTATATTAATCAATAA